Proteins encoded in a region of the Blastocatellia bacterium genome:
- a CDS encoding sigma-54 dependent transcriptional regulator, translating to MEQLSALIIEDDGQLADVLARFLRRQGFDVETAADARTALEKMFARVFDIVLSDIRLPDRSGIEVLQEIKRAFPQTIVLMMTAFSSIDSAVEAVRLGADDYLSKPLQLDDVKMRIERALERRRLQARVADLQQQLTERYRFGNIIGKSKPMQELFRVLERVARSSATVLIVGRTGTGKELVARAIHYNSPRANGPFVDINCGALPAELLESELFGHVRGAFTGATESRPGLFEVAHGGTLFLDEVDALKPDLQVKLLRALQEKVIRRVGGRENIPVDVRIIAATNQDLEEAVRRGEFREDLYYRLNVVTLYLPELRERREDIPLLVEHFLERYARENGQPLRRFSTEAMRLLMSYSWPGNVRELQNAVEYALTMSSEPILTIRDLPPHISGIAPLERSAPPEREPRTLAEVEKRHILRILEETGGNHAKAAEILGIDRRTLYRKLQKYQIPLESALRGGRSVGASHEE from the coding sequence ATGGAGCAATTGAGCGCGCTCATCATCGAGGACGATGGACAATTGGCGGACGTGCTCGCCCGCTTCTTGCGCCGGCAAGGATTCGACGTCGAGACGGCGGCCGACGCTCGGACGGCCTTGGAGAAGATGTTCGCGCGCGTCTTCGACATCGTCCTGAGCGACATTCGACTCCCGGACCGTTCCGGCATCGAGGTCCTTCAGGAGATCAAGCGGGCTTTCCCGCAGACGATCGTCCTCATGATGACGGCCTTCAGCTCGATTGATTCGGCCGTGGAGGCGGTGCGCTTGGGGGCGGATGACTATCTGAGCAAGCCGCTGCAACTGGACGATGTGAAAATGCGGATCGAGCGTGCCTTGGAACGACGGCGCCTGCAAGCGCGCGTGGCCGATCTCCAACAGCAGCTCACCGAACGCTATCGCTTCGGTAACATCATCGGCAAGAGCAAGCCGATGCAAGAACTGTTCCGCGTCTTGGAGCGCGTGGCGCGCTCCTCGGCGACCGTGTTGATCGTCGGGCGCACGGGAACGGGGAAAGAACTGGTCGCTCGCGCCATTCACTACAATAGTCCTCGCGCGAATGGGCCGTTCGTAGACATCAATTGCGGGGCGTTGCCAGCGGAACTGCTGGAGAGCGAACTCTTCGGTCACGTGCGTGGAGCGTTCACGGGAGCGACCGAGTCGAGGCCCGGATTGTTCGAGGTCGCCCATGGGGGCACGCTCTTCCTCGATGAAGTGGATGCGCTCAAGCCGGACTTGCAAGTGAAGCTCTTGCGCGCGCTGCAGGAGAAAGTCATCCGCCGCGTGGGAGGGCGAGAGAACATCCCGGTGGATGTGCGGATCATCGCGGCGACGAATCAAGACCTGGAGGAAGCTGTGCGTCGCGGTGAGTTCCGCGAGGACCTCTACTATCGACTCAACGTCGTCACGCTCTATCTGCCCGAGCTGCGCGAGCGGCGCGAGGACATTCCGCTGTTGGTCGAACATTTCCTGGAGCGCTATGCTCGCGAGAATGGGCAGCCGCTGCGGCGATTCTCCACCGAAGCCATGCGGCTGCTGATGAGCTATTCGTGGCCGGGGAACGTGCGCGAGCTGCAGAATGCCGTCGAATACGCGCTCACTATGAGCAGCGAGCCCATTCTCACGATTCGCGATCTCCCTCCGCATATCAGCGGAATCGCGCCACTGGAGCGATCGGCGCCTCCGGAGCGCGAGCCTCGCACGCTCGCGGAAGTCGAGAAACGGCACATCTTGCGCATCCTGGAGGAGACCGGGGGGAATCACGCGAAAGCCGCGGAGATCCTCGGCATTGATCGGCGCACCCTCTACCGCAAGCTCCAAAAGTACCAGATCCCGCTGGAATCCGCCCTGCGCGGAGGCCGCTCCGTCGGAGCCTCACATGAGGAGTGA
- the thiL gene encoding thiamine-phosphate kinase, with amino-acid sequence MRSELEWIRKIREMARRFAPEVILGIGDDAAILKCSPGKWWLVTTDALVEDVHFRREYTPARLLGHKALAVNLSDIAAMGGRPRFFVLSLTVPEDVEDAYVEEFLSGIMAAADRYAVVLIGGNLAASPRGFSAHVTVIGECAAHRAVRRDGAMPGEAIYVTGWLGLSALGLRLLAAGHRLSDALPEHLRRPILAHLAPEPRLSLGQYLAEEGVARAMIDLSDGLSSDLRRLCEESRVGAVLHAEALPVVAEASAFGVDPLTLALHGGEDYELLFTVREEHMPRLEEVRMRFPDLPLTCIGRTISEAGQVYLERAGQRELLAPRGYDHFSPRCE; translated from the coding sequence ATGAGGAGTGAACTCGAGTGGATCCGCAAGATCCGGGAGATGGCACGCCGCTTCGCTCCCGAAGTCATCCTGGGAATTGGCGATGATGCCGCGATCCTCAAGTGCTCTCCGGGAAAATGGTGGTTGGTGACGACAGACGCCCTCGTCGAAGACGTTCACTTTCGTCGCGAATATACGCCCGCGCGGCTGCTCGGTCACAAGGCGCTCGCCGTGAATCTGAGCGACATCGCGGCGATGGGGGGACGACCTCGGTTCTTCGTGCTCTCGCTCACTGTCCCCGAGGACGTCGAGGACGCGTATGTGGAGGAGTTCTTGAGCGGGATCATGGCGGCGGCCGATCGCTATGCCGTGGTCCTCATCGGCGGGAATCTCGCGGCATCGCCTCGGGGATTCAGCGCTCATGTGACCGTCATCGGCGAGTGCGCGGCGCATCGTGCCGTGCGTCGCGATGGGGCTATGCCTGGAGAGGCGATCTACGTCACAGGATGGCTCGGTCTATCCGCTCTGGGCTTGCGACTCTTGGCTGCCGGACATCGGTTGAGCGATGCGTTGCCCGAGCATCTGCGACGTCCGATCCTGGCGCATCTGGCGCCAGAGCCGCGACTCTCGCTCGGTCAATACCTGGCGGAGGAGGGAGTGGCTCGCGCGATGATTGACCTGAGCGATGGGCTCTCTTCCGACCTTCGCCGTCTCTGTGAGGAGAGCCGCGTGGGAGCCGTGCTCCATGCGGAAGCGCTTCCAGTGGTCGCGGAAGCGAGCGCGTTTGGCGTTGATCCCTTGACGCTCGCTCTGCACGGGGGGGAAGATTACGAACTGCTCTTCACCGTGCGGGAGGAGCACATGCCGCGGCTTGAGGAAGTGCGGATGCGATTCCCCGATCTCCCGCTGACGTGCATCGGACGCACGATCTCGGAGGCCGGTCAGGTGTACCTGGAGCGCGCTGGGCAGCGAGAACTACTCGCCCCGCGCGGGTATGATCATTTCTCACCTCGGTGCGAGTAG
- a CDS encoding peptidylprolyl isomerase produces MGQRAEKGSIVRVHYTGRLRDGFVFDSSEGGEPLEFVIGAGMVIPGFERAVIGMQVGEKKTVEIPPEEAYGAYVEEFVKEVPRSELHVDFELVEGMTLELHTESGRVIPITVAKLTEDTVTLDANHPLAGQTLIFDIELVSIA; encoded by the coding sequence ATGGGCCAACGAGCCGAAAAAGGAAGTATCGTGCGCGTCCATTACACGGGACGCTTACGCGACGGGTTCGTCTTCGATTCCTCGGAGGGCGGTGAGCCCCTGGAATTCGTCATCGGTGCCGGCATGGTGATCCCCGGCTTCGAGCGCGCCGTCATCGGCATGCAGGTCGGAGAGAAGAAGACCGTCGAGATCCCTCCCGAGGAAGCCTATGGGGCTTACGTCGAAGAGTTCGTCAAAGAAGTGCCGCGCTCGGAGCTGCACGTGGATTTCGAGTTGGTGGAAGGCATGACCCTGGAGCTGCACACGGAATCCGGGCGAGTGATCCCCATCACGGTGGCGAAACTCACGGAGGATACGGTGACGCTTGACGCCAACCATCCGCTCGCGGGACAAACGCTCATCTTTGACATCGAGCTGGTCTCAATCGCCTGA
- the purM gene encoding phosphoribosylformylglycinamidine cyclo-ligase, with the protein MRRITYREAGVDIEAARTAKEAIKQLARTTFTPEVLMDIGGFGALFRADLSAYRDPVLVSSVDGVGTKLKVAALAGRHDSVGYDIVAHCVNDILVHGARPLFFLDYIAMGKLVPDVVTQIVEGIVRGCLESGCALVGGETAEMPGVYAPGEYDLVGFIVGVVERERLLDGRRIEPGDVVLGLPSLGLHTNGYSLARKLFFEVAGWTLDTYVEELGGTVGDELLKPHRNYLPVLISLVERGLVKGLVHITGGGFLENIPRLLPEGCAVEIQEGGWPILPVFRLLQRLGNIEPQEMYRTFNMGIGMMAIVAAEDVLTVLDDLRRREEPGYVIGRVTAGARDVVISVP; encoded by the coding sequence ATGCGACGCATCACGTATCGCGAAGCGGGTGTGGACATCGAAGCCGCGCGCACGGCGAAAGAGGCCATCAAGCAGCTCGCCCGGACGACGTTCACCCCCGAGGTCTTGATGGACATCGGGGGATTCGGTGCCCTCTTTCGCGCGGACCTCTCCGCCTATCGCGATCCCGTCCTCGTCTCCAGCGTGGATGGCGTGGGGACGAAGTTGAAGGTGGCTGCTTTAGCCGGGCGACACGATTCGGTGGGATACGATATCGTGGCCCATTGCGTGAACGACATCCTCGTGCACGGCGCGCGGCCGCTTTTCTTTCTGGATTACATCGCCATGGGGAAGCTCGTGCCGGACGTCGTGACGCAGATCGTCGAAGGGATCGTGCGGGGATGTCTCGAATCTGGCTGCGCGCTCGTCGGAGGGGAGACGGCCGAGATGCCCGGCGTCTATGCGCCCGGCGAATACGATCTGGTCGGATTCATCGTAGGGGTCGTCGAGCGCGAGCGCCTTCTCGATGGTCGGCGCATCGAACCAGGAGATGTCGTGCTCGGCCTCCCATCGTTGGGTTTACACACGAACGGCTACAGCCTAGCTCGCAAGCTCTTCTTCGAAGTCGCCGGATGGACGCTCGACACGTATGTGGAGGAGTTGGGGGGAACCGTCGGCGACGAATTGCTCAAACCGCATCGGAATTATCTCCCCGTGCTCATCAGCCTTGTGGAGCGCGGGTTGGTGAAAGGACTCGTGCACATCACGGGCGGCGGCTTCTTGGAGAACATTCCGCGCCTTCTCCCCGAAGGCTGCGCGGTAGAGATCCAGGAGGGGGGATGGCCCATTCTCCCCGTCTTCCGCCTGCTTCAACGCTTGGGGAATATCGAGCCGCAGGAGATGTATCGCACGTTCAACATGGGGATCGGCATGATGGCGATCGTCGCTGCGGAGGACGTCCTGACGGTCCTCGACGATCTCCGCCGCAGGGAGGAACCCGGATACGTGATCGGGCGCGTCACCGCGGGCGCGCGCGACGTCGTGATCAGCGTCCCTTGA
- the purN gene encoding phosphoribosylglycinamide formyltransferase, which produces MGEKKKIGILISGRGSNMLALIEATERGELDAEVAIVISNVEGAPGLEKARAHGVETLVISHKGMSREEHERHIVAELKKRQVELVCLAGYMRLLSPYFLSEFPGRVLNIHPSLLPAFPGLEAQRQALEYGVKFSGCTVHFVDEQMDHGPIILQAVVPVYDDDTVETLSARILAEEHRLYVQAVALVLSGNYRIEGRRVLRGRSRDVGASQ; this is translated from the coding sequence ATGGGCGAGAAGAAGAAGATCGGCATTTTGATCTCCGGTCGCGGATCGAACATGCTCGCGCTGATCGAGGCGACCGAACGCGGGGAATTGGATGCGGAGGTCGCCATCGTCATCAGCAATGTCGAAGGGGCCCCGGGGCTGGAGAAGGCGCGGGCGCACGGCGTCGAAACCCTGGTCATCAGTCACAAAGGGATGAGTCGCGAAGAACATGAGCGGCATATCGTGGCCGAGTTGAAGAAGCGTCAGGTCGAACTCGTCTGTCTGGCGGGGTACATGCGGCTGCTGAGCCCATATTTCCTCAGCGAATTCCCCGGCCGCGTCTTGAACATCCATCCGTCACTGTTGCCGGCTTTCCCAGGTCTGGAAGCGCAGCGCCAAGCCCTCGAATATGGGGTCAAGTTCTCCGGCTGCACCGTCCACTTCGTGGACGAGCAGATGGATCACGGTCCGATCATCCTGCAAGCGGTCGTCCCCGTGTACGATGACGATACGGTGGAGACTCTCTCGGCGCGCATCTTGGCCGAGGAGCATCGGCTGTACGTGCAAGCCGTCGCTCTCGTCCTCAGCGGGAATTATCGCATCGAGGGACGGCGCGTGCTCAGGGGACGCTCGCGCGACGTCGGCGCGTCGCAATGA
- the bioB gene encoding biotin synthase BioB codes for MSEDRVELRYTWTLSEIEAIYTLPLPELIFRAQSVHRRFHRPDEVQACALLSIKTGGCPEDCAYCPQSAHYRTGVVRTDLMSVEDVVAAAQVARERGATRFCMGAAWREVPSGPPFERVLEMVRRVRGLGLEVCCTLGMLTEEQAHALAAAGLTAYNHNLDTSPEYYGHIITTRTYRDRLRTLEHVRRAGIRVCCGGIIGMGESRWDRYRLLEQLATQRPHPESVPINLLVRVAGTPLAEAPPLDVLELVRMIATARILMPASIVRLSAGRLSLSDEAQALCFLAGANSIFIGERLLTTPNPEPDRDRALLDRLGMRLRE; via the coding sequence ATGAGCGAGGATCGTGTTGAGCTTCGCTATACCTGGACGCTCTCGGAGATCGAAGCGATTTATACGCTGCCGCTGCCTGAGTTGATTTTTCGAGCGCAGAGCGTGCATCGCCGTTTTCATCGTCCGGACGAGGTGCAAGCGTGCGCGCTCTTGAGCATCAAGACGGGAGGATGTCCGGAAGATTGTGCCTATTGTCCGCAGTCGGCGCATTATCGCACGGGCGTCGTCCGTACCGACTTGATGTCGGTCGAAGACGTCGTCGCGGCAGCTCAAGTGGCGCGAGAACGAGGGGCAACGCGGTTCTGCATGGGAGCGGCCTGGCGCGAAGTGCCATCGGGGCCGCCCTTCGAACGCGTGTTGGAGATGGTGCGACGCGTGCGAGGGCTCGGTCTGGAAGTGTGTTGTACGTTGGGAATGCTCACTGAGGAACAGGCACACGCGCTCGCAGCGGCCGGACTGACCGCCTATAACCATAACCTCGACACGTCGCCGGAATATTACGGCCACATCATTACTACGCGCACGTATCGCGATCGCCTGAGGACGCTCGAACACGTGCGGCGCGCGGGCATTCGAGTGTGCTGCGGTGGAATCATTGGCATGGGCGAGAGCCGATGGGATCGGTATCGCTTGCTGGAACAATTGGCGACACAGCGGCCGCACCCAGAGAGCGTTCCCATCAATCTGCTCGTGCGAGTGGCAGGGACGCCATTGGCGGAAGCGCCTCCGTTGGATGTGTTGGAGTTGGTGCGGATGATTGCGACGGCGCGGATCCTGATGCCGGCCTCGATCGTGCGGTTGAGTGCGGGTCGGCTTTCGCTCTCGGATGAAGCACAAGCCCTGTGTTTCCTCGCTGGAGCGAATTCGATCTTCATCGGCGAGCGGTTGCTCACGACGCCGAATCCCGAACCGGATCGAGACCGCGCCTTGTTGGATCGGTTGGGCATGCGGCTTCGGGAATAG
- a CDS encoding 8-amino-7-oxononanoate synthase — MTHLEELRQRVLARLATWEAMGLKRSLHPPSGIDLSSNDYLGLAAHPRLVRRMVEAVQTYGCGATASRLLRGHRQIFTDVERRFAAFKGGEAALYFASGYAANLGVLTTFLEPDDVVFSDERNHASLIDGMRLTRARRVIFPHRDVDALAHLLRSEQGPGQKFLVTESLFSMDGDRAPLQDYAALCRETGTALIVDEAHAVGIYGERGSGLIEEMGVDDAVFLSINTAGKALGVCGAFVVGPAWAIEYLIQRARSFVFSTAPPPALAAALDEALRLIAEEPGRRMRVRANALRFREQLMAKGIAIPLEDSPIIPVILGESARAVAVAAALQEEGFDVRAIRPPTVPAGTARLRISVNVGVDEAIAERFASALARILRSG, encoded by the coding sequence ATGACACACCTTGAGGAACTGCGTCAGCGGGTACTCGCCCGGTTAGCCACATGGGAGGCGATGGGGCTGAAACGATCGCTGCATCCGCCGTCGGGGATTGATCTCTCCTCGAATGATTACTTGGGGCTAGCGGCGCACCCGCGTTTGGTGCGGCGGATGGTGGAAGCGGTCCAGACCTACGGGTGCGGAGCGACGGCCTCGCGTCTGCTTCGCGGTCACCGCCAGATCTTCACTGATGTCGAACGGCGATTCGCCGCGTTCAAGGGAGGAGAAGCCGCACTCTACTTCGCGAGCGGCTATGCGGCGAATCTCGGTGTCCTCACGACGTTTCTGGAGCCCGATGACGTCGTCTTCTCGGACGAGCGGAACCATGCCAGCCTGATCGACGGCATGCGCTTGACGCGCGCGCGGCGCGTCATCTTCCCGCATCGGGATGTGGATGCGCTGGCGCACTTGTTGCGTTCGGAGCAAGGCCCCGGGCAGAAATTTCTCGTCACCGAATCCCTCTTCAGCATGGATGGGGATCGCGCGCCACTTCAGGATTATGCCGCGCTGTGTCGCGAGACGGGCACGGCCTTGATCGTGGACGAGGCGCATGCCGTCGGGATCTACGGTGAGCGGGGGAGTGGATTGATCGAGGAGATGGGGGTGGACGACGCGGTGTTCCTCTCGATCAATACAGCGGGGAAGGCGCTTGGGGTCTGCGGGGCATTCGTCGTCGGTCCGGCGTGGGCTATCGAGTATCTGATCCAACGAGCGCGCTCGTTCGTCTTCTCGACGGCTCCTCCACCGGCGCTCGCGGCTGCGCTGGATGAGGCGCTCAGGCTTATCGCCGAGGAACCCGGACGGCGCATGCGCGTGCGCGCGAATGCCCTTCGATTTCGAGAACAGCTCATGGCGAAAGGGATCGCCATCCCGCTCGAAGATTCGCCGATCATCCCGGTGATTCTCGGCGAGAGCGCGCGCGCCGTGGCCGTCGCAGCGGCGTTGCAGGAAGAAGGATTTGATGTCCGTGCGATCCGTCCGCCCACGGTCCCCGCAGGAACGGCACGGTTGCGCATCTCGGTCAATGTGGGTGTGGATGAGGCCATTGCCGAGCGATTCGCCTCCGCGTTGGCGCGGATCTTGAGATCCGGCTGA
- the bioD gene encoding dethiobiotin synthase, which produces MKRGVFVTGTDTNVGKTVTAAALFHRYRREVPLCYWKPVQTGIEQDDDTATVRVLGACAEHEVFDRGMRLPRPVSPHLAARWAGVRITVSSLRELWDRASGDVRWIVEGAGGVLVPLNELELMADLIRELALPVLIAARSTLGTINHTLLTLEAMRHRSIPIAGVIMIGPPDRENRQAIETYGNVIVLGEMPIFDPLTAEALRAWAEVELDPKGHLLEWWG; this is translated from the coding sequence ATGAAGCGCGGCGTGTTCGTCACAGGCACGGATACGAACGTGGGAAAAACCGTGACCGCTGCGGCGCTCTTTCATCGGTATCGTCGCGAAGTGCCGCTCTGTTATTGGAAACCTGTGCAAACCGGGATCGAGCAAGACGACGATACGGCGACGGTACGCGTATTGGGGGCGTGCGCCGAGCACGAGGTCTTCGATCGCGGGATGCGATTGCCGCGTCCGGTCTCTCCGCATCTGGCCGCGCGCTGGGCGGGAGTGCGAATCACCGTATCCTCGCTTCGAGAGCTGTGGGATCGCGCTTCCGGCGACGTTCGATGGATCGTGGAAGGTGCAGGAGGAGTTCTCGTTCCGCTCAATGAGTTGGAGCTGATGGCGGACCTGATCCGTGAGCTCGCGTTACCCGTTCTCATCGCCGCGCGCTCGACCTTAGGGACGATCAATCACACGCTGCTTACATTGGAAGCCATGCGTCATCGTTCGATTCCCATCGCTGGAGTCATTATGATCGGACCGCCAGATCGGGAGAATCGCCAAGCGATCGAGACGTATGGGAACGTCATCGTGCTGGGCGAAATGCCGATCTTCGATCCTCTCACGGCGGAAGCGCTCCGCGCGTGGGCGGAAGTGGAGTTGGATCCGAAAGGGCATCTTCTGGAGTGGTGGGGATGA